Proteins encoded together in one Amphritea japonica ATCC BAA-1530 window:
- a CDS encoding response regulator produces the protein MTRESITAANQFLALLQTQIDSQIVPGELIDSLQGLVDSYSEAGLLGIADALALFAEQLEQLEQIEELAEQRVLLIDFSQALGELIHQPQAGVWQYLLACLSDTHWPEPLEAEDCDFLADLLEQDCQTLIDCVLESTPVTESVSGQDLPESSGSSLAAGWGEQLAQLSSLETESGVEQLHLLVEISGDAGYAGFADLFALLAEQWESESDNPERLELLKRACELLQSLQVEDAECLLALMSDLRWIEPLPEDDRQFLLELLLPDLQQLDAIETELQSDDIQTVKTEAEQASPLPTTASFCDVDLALLQQPGPQLEPAVLQMLTDSLQGLLDNWQTLGESEENADKLLSAIAQQLEPVTRALNSVHLLGAAAITQGIATNICWLLSNPQSFQSQLQLQIRELLAELIKYLTDITDPERQQVLKDQLEALQLPAKPTEEQISYIGGLLSLASLQTLETLEREEAVAADVALKVADDIDPQLLEMLFNELPMLSEQLSEQLLLMVNAADVEAIREAQRAAHTIKGLANMAGVSGIANLTHRLEDILELFTDAEKIPPKRLSDDLIAITDTIAVMCESVVDQGAAPENACATLQLVMDWHYRLRSEGLDLPAATEVTLERQPEEDAAVLSGERQTLENEPESPLQPAENSNREQTFFRVPQASLDSLMRLAGEGTTLNTQLDEEISQLRSSVRLSRDRQRALQRVLFELEQQLNEYYTLQPGLDQDSEAFDPLEMDRYNEMHTSLSRLQEAVADIHEVEQQMDRHIRRTSELHIAQNGVQKETLERVLSTRMVEVKSITARLQRVLRQACRTTGKQAELIIEGEATLVDSHILNQLADPLMHIVRNAVDHGLETPDVRTSLNKPQQGRVVLRFWLENDLIRVTCGDDGAGIDTGRIREVAQQRGLIEPAIELTKREIERLILIPGFSTRDEISQLSGRGIGMDVVHQQIMRLQGNLDIRSDQGLGTTLELSMPSSSLMIKTLLVRAGKQIYALASHGLEQSLISLDGRLHDTAEGMRFESQGEHFPAYGLEALLGEHGKPYESGQVHPVLLVNLGPGEKVAIMVREVIAHRELAFKPMGDYLPDLPGIPGITILANGDTAPVIDLPARIRHKSVGNQNLFTPLALSDDLGLPNLLVVDDSLSARTSLATLLRDTGYEVNTAIDGLDAMNQIRKKRPDLVLTDLEMPRMGGMELTSMIRGREEIDSIPVLMITSRTTTRHRAEATSAGVNSFLTKPWTENMLLDNVRTLLQPENPIA, from the coding sequence ATGACTCGCGAAAGTATCACAGCCGCAAACCAGTTTCTTGCGTTGTTACAGACACAGATTGATTCACAAATCGTCCCTGGGGAGCTGATTGATTCGCTTCAGGGGCTGGTTGATTCGTATAGCGAAGCGGGGCTGCTCGGTATTGCTGATGCATTGGCGCTCTTTGCTGAGCAGCTTGAACAGCTGGAACAGATCGAAGAGTTGGCAGAGCAACGGGTTCTGTTGATCGACTTTTCACAGGCACTGGGTGAGCTTATTCATCAGCCTCAAGCCGGTGTTTGGCAGTACTTGCTGGCCTGTTTGAGCGATACACATTGGCCAGAGCCACTCGAGGCTGAAGATTGTGATTTTCTTGCAGACTTGCTTGAGCAGGATTGTCAGACGCTGATTGATTGCGTGCTTGAATCTACGCCGGTTACGGAAAGTGTTTCCGGGCAAGACTTGCCTGAAAGCTCAGGTAGTAGTTTAGCTGCAGGCTGGGGGGAGCAGTTAGCGCAGTTATCCAGCTTAGAGACTGAATCTGGCGTAGAACAGTTGCATCTGCTGGTGGAGATATCTGGTGATGCGGGCTACGCTGGCTTTGCTGATCTGTTTGCCTTGCTGGCTGAGCAGTGGGAATCTGAAAGTGACAACCCTGAGCGTCTGGAGCTGCTAAAACGGGCGTGTGAGTTATTGCAAAGTTTACAGGTGGAGGACGCTGAGTGCCTGTTGGCTTTGATGAGCGATCTGCGTTGGATTGAGCCGTTGCCGGAGGATGACAGGCAGTTCCTCCTTGAATTATTGCTGCCCGATCTACAGCAACTTGATGCTATTGAAACCGAACTTCAGAGCGATGATATTCAAACCGTTAAAACCGAAGCTGAACAAGCTTCCCCTCTACCTACTACAGCCTCTTTCTGCGATGTTGATTTAGCATTACTGCAACAGCCGGGTCCACAGCTGGAGCCTGCCGTACTGCAAATGCTGACGGATTCGTTACAGGGGTTACTGGATAATTGGCAGACGCTAGGGGAGTCGGAGGAGAATGCGGATAAACTATTATCTGCAATAGCACAACAACTTGAACCGGTAACTCGGGCGCTGAATTCGGTGCATCTGCTGGGGGCCGCTGCGATTACACAGGGTATTGCCACCAACATCTGTTGGTTGCTGAGCAATCCACAGTCGTTTCAGTCACAGCTGCAACTCCAGATCAGAGAGTTATTGGCAGAGCTGATCAAATACCTGACAGATATTACCGACCCTGAAAGACAGCAGGTGCTTAAAGACCAGCTGGAGGCTCTGCAGTTACCCGCTAAGCCGACGGAAGAGCAGATCAGTTATATTGGCGGATTACTTTCCCTGGCGTCCTTGCAAACCCTTGAAACCCTGGAAAGGGAAGAGGCCGTTGCTGCTGATGTTGCGTTGAAGGTTGCCGATGATATCGATCCCCAGTTACTTGAAATGTTGTTCAACGAACTACCTATGCTGTCGGAGCAATTATCAGAGCAGCTTCTGTTGATGGTGAATGCCGCAGATGTTGAAGCGATTCGTGAAGCGCAACGTGCTGCTCATACGATCAAAGGGCTGGCGAATATGGCAGGGGTCAGTGGAATCGCCAACCTGACACATCGGCTGGAAGATATTCTTGAGTTATTTACTGACGCGGAGAAAATTCCGCCTAAGCGTTTGAGTGATGACCTGATTGCGATCACTGATACTATCGCGGTTATGTGCGAGTCGGTTGTTGATCAGGGTGCCGCGCCGGAGAATGCTTGCGCAACGCTACAGTTGGTTATGGACTGGCACTATCGATTGCGCAGTGAAGGGCTGGACCTGCCAGCTGCAACAGAGGTTACGCTTGAACGCCAGCCTGAGGAGGACGCAGCGGTCCTCTCTGGAGAGCGGCAGACGTTAGAAAACGAACCGGAAAGTCCGCTTCAGCCAGCAGAAAACAGTAATCGCGAACAGACCTTTTTCCGTGTTCCTCAGGCTTCTCTCGACAGCTTAATGCGATTAGCAGGCGAAGGCACGACGCTGAATACTCAGCTTGATGAAGAGATCTCCCAGCTACGCAGCTCAGTACGATTAAGTCGTGACCGTCAGCGAGCTTTACAACGGGTTCTCTTTGAACTGGAGCAACAGCTGAATGAATACTATACCCTGCAACCTGGATTGGACCAGGACAGCGAAGCCTTTGATCCTCTGGAGATGGACCGCTATAACGAGATGCATACCAGTCTCTCCAGACTTCAGGAAGCGGTTGCCGATATCCACGAAGTGGAGCAGCAGATGGACCGGCATATTCGTCGGACTAGTGAGCTGCATATTGCTCAGAACGGGGTTCAGAAAGAAACCCTGGAGAGGGTGCTAAGCACCCGGATGGTGGAGGTTAAGTCGATAACCGCCCGACTGCAGCGAGTATTACGGCAGGCCTGTCGTACTACCGGTAAGCAGGCCGAGCTGATTATCGAGGGTGAGGCGACATTGGTGGATAGTCATATTCTTAATCAATTAGCTGATCCGTTGATGCATATCGTTCGCAATGCCGTCGACCATGGCCTGGAGACGCCAGATGTTCGGACATCGTTGAATAAGCCCCAGCAGGGCAGAGTTGTTTTGAGGTTCTGGCTGGAGAATGATCTGATTCGGGTAACCTGTGGCGATGATGGGGCGGGTATCGATACAGGGCGAATTCGTGAGGTTGCACAGCAGCGGGGGTTGATTGAACCTGCGATTGAGCTGACGAAGCGGGAGATAGAACGATTGATTTTGATCCCCGGCTTTTCAACCCGGGATGAAATTAGTCAATTGTCTGGCCGTGGTATCGGCATGGATGTTGTCCACCAGCAGATAATGCGATTGCAGGGAAATCTGGATATTCGCTCAGATCAGGGGTTGGGAACGACTCTTGAATTATCGATGCCTTCCAGCTCGTTGATGATTAAAACGTTGCTGGTTAGGGCAGGGAAGCAGATCTACGCACTGGCCAGTCATGGTTTGGAGCAAAGCCTCATCTCGCTGGATGGAAGGTTGCATGATACGGCAGAGGGTATGAGATTCGAAAGCCAGGGTGAGCATTTTCCTGCCTATGGTTTGGAAGCCCTGCTGGGCGAGCATGGTAAGCCTTATGAGTCCGGTCAGGTACATCCCGTATTGTTGGTGAATCTGGGGCCGGGTGAAAAAGTAGCGATCATGGTGCGCGAAGTGATCGCTCACCGTGAGTTGGCTTTTAAGCCCATGGGCGACTATCTGCCAGATCTTCCAGGAATACCAGGTATTACAATACTGGCGAATGGTGATACCGCACCGGTTATCGATCTGCCTGCGCGGATTCGGCATAAGTCTGTGGGTAATCAGAATCTCTTTACACCGTTAGCCCTGAGCGATGATCTGGGTTTACCGAATCTACTCGTAGTGGATGACTCGCTCAGCGCCCGAACGTCTCTTGCAACGCTGCTGCGGGATACTGGATATGAAGTGAATACTGCTATCGATGGCTTAGATGCGATGAACCAGATCCGTAAGAAACGTCCTGATCTGGTGCTGACCGATCTGGAGATGCCCCGGATGGGAGGAATGGAACTGACCAGTATGATCCGGGGAAGGGAGGAGATCGACAGTATTCCAGTGTTGATGATTACCTCCAGAACGACTACCCGGCACCGGGCAGAAGCTACATCGGCCGGAGTGAACTCCTTCCTGACCAAGCCCTGGACAGAAAACATGTTGCTGGACAACGTGCGTACGTTGTTGCAGCCCGAAAACCCAATCGCCTGA
- a CDS encoding methyl-accepting chemotaxis protein codes for MSSFWQMKTTNDRQIWEFRSIRMPVKFAVAGALLVIGLIFMGASFYQTVVIKEEAEARSQELNDFLLLVSDIRSNIALARYHEKSFQVDKDMAQLPLYNDTMAKVDSDIQTMKQYLRTEQDQALVARFQSVIDNYQDTFYDASEASVTAGLTADQGISGQINKLLWETDALIIWIQRDWLRSSFDTLKSNMNEYIASGGRTVTNDSVASQILRLKNQMEAAKAVKQFPQNRTAVINNLGEVALLFAELSDSVERGTGQFEQLQTIIVELEPFIGQVIKLADSYKVQNSDLQAEEVLSMVTYFFASMGLMLVAMAVAMSIVKYGVVDPVNKLQDTVNRIREGDVEARSRLEARDELGQLGLVLDNLLDEKELALTAKEDENKTLNNSIIELIKNVFLISQRDLTVRVPVAEDVTGAIADSINQLTTSIETVLNDVNAVSTRVNNASVQVKSQSETVLTYASKEQEEIVETLQGLDSAIKAMELISKLAVLTNNASQKAIKTSETAMDSVSQTIGSINKIRQTIHEAEKRIKRLGERSQEIGGIVNLINNISERTHVLSLNASMHAASAGEAGRGLMVVVDEVQRLAENSREATSEIESLVNNIQLETADTINVMNTVITDVVEGTRLAEEAGERMDETRSTTQTLVESVVRIAQNSARQAKVAKELRERAGKIDETTMATNKEMLQQAELSDELVDAAQELQRSVSVFKLAAPAVS; via the coding sequence ATGAGTTCATTCTGGCAAATGAAAACAACAAATGATCGCCAGATCTGGGAATTCCGCAGTATCCGAATGCCGGTTAAATTTGCTGTTGCTGGCGCATTGCTGGTGATCGGGCTTATTTTTATGGGTGCATCTTTCTATCAGACGGTTGTAATAAAGGAAGAGGCTGAAGCTCGTAGCCAGGAGCTGAATGACTTTCTGCTGCTAGTCAGTGATATTCGTTCTAATATCGCCCTGGCCAGATATCACGAGAAGAGCTTTCAGGTTGATAAAGATATGGCGCAGTTGCCTTTATACAACGACACCATGGCGAAGGTAGATTCAGATATTCAGACGATGAAACAGTATCTGCGAACGGAACAGGACCAGGCTCTGGTGGCCCGGTTTCAATCAGTTATAGATAATTATCAGGACACCTTCTATGACGCATCCGAAGCTTCAGTAACCGCAGGCCTGACAGCAGACCAGGGCATTTCTGGTCAGATAAATAAGCTGTTGTGGGAGACCGATGCTCTGATTATCTGGATTCAGCGGGACTGGTTACGCAGCTCTTTCGATACGTTAAAAAGTAACATGAATGAATACATTGCCAGTGGTGGTCGAACGGTAACGAATGACTCTGTTGCCTCACAGATATTACGCCTGAAAAATCAGATGGAAGCGGCAAAGGCGGTAAAGCAGTTTCCGCAGAACAGAACGGCCGTGATTAATAACCTGGGTGAAGTGGCACTGCTATTTGCTGAGTTGTCAGACTCTGTAGAGCGTGGCACCGGTCAGTTTGAACAGTTACAAACCATTATTGTTGAGCTGGAGCCTTTTATTGGTCAGGTAATTAAGCTGGCCGATAGCTATAAAGTTCAGAACAGTGATCTTCAGGCGGAAGAAGTGCTGTCAATGGTGACCTATTTCTTTGCTTCAATGGGCTTAATGCTTGTTGCGATGGCTGTCGCTATGTCGATTGTTAAATACGGGGTGGTTGATCCGGTCAATAAACTGCAGGACACCGTTAACCGGATACGCGAGGGTGATGTAGAGGCCCGCAGCAGACTGGAGGCCCGGGATGAACTGGGGCAGCTAGGCCTGGTACTGGATAACTTGCTGGATGAGAAAGAACTGGCGTTGACGGCAAAAGAAGACGAAAACAAAACACTTAACAACTCGATTATTGAGCTGATTAAGAATGTATTCCTGATCAGTCAGCGTGACCTAACGGTTCGGGTTCCGGTTGCAGAGGACGTAACCGGTGCGATTGCTGACTCGATTAACCAGCTGACCACATCGATAGAAACTGTACTTAACGATGTGAATGCAGTATCGACCCGGGTAAATAACGCATCAGTGCAGGTTAAATCGCAGTCTGAAACCGTACTGACATATGCCAGTAAGGAGCAGGAGGAGATTGTCGAAACCTTGCAGGGTCTGGACTCGGCAATCAAAGCGATGGAGCTTATTTCAAAGCTGGCTGTATTGACCAACAACGCTTCTCAGAAAGCGATTAAAACCTCTGAAACAGCGATGGATTCAGTATCTCAGACAATTGGTAGTATTAACAAAATTCGCCAAACTATCCACGAAGCAGAAAAACGGATTAAGCGTTTGGGAGAACGTTCTCAGGAGATCGGCGGTATCGTCAACCTGATCAATAATATCTCTGAACGAACCCATGTATTGTCTCTGAATGCGAGTATGCACGCGGCATCGGCGGGTGAAGCAGGTCGGGGTCTGATGGTGGTGGTAGATGAGGTACAGCGTTTGGCGGAGAACTCCCGTGAAGCAACCTCTGAGATCGAGTCACTGGTAAATAATATCCAGCTTGAGACCGCAGATACTATTAATGTTATGAACACTGTAATTACCGACGTTGTCGAGGGAACCCGGTTGGCAGAGGAAGCGGGTGAACGTATGGATGAGACCCGTTCGACCACACAAACGCTGGTAGAGTCGGTGGTTCGTATTGCACAGAATTCTGCCCGACAGGCGAAAGTAGCGAAAGAGTTGCGTGAACGTGCGGGTAAAATTGATGAAACCACGATGGCGACAAACAAAGAGATGTTACAGCAGGCGGAATTGTCAGATGAACTGGTAGATGCTGCACAGGAATTGCAGCGCTCTGTCAGTGTATTTAAGTTGGCGGCCCCTGCCGTTTCCTGA
- a CDS encoding chemotaxis protein CheW, whose protein sequence is MSLAMELLNNEPQVEAFSDIAPSTGAYDLRHGFRVGFLQLLLQSQTRSELLRCEQVCGIPDTPGWFVGFMNHRGEAVPVYDFAASLGLEATNQKEGWLLLLGEHPEAAALLLADTPESVTSPQVLPQDVSLPIPDILKNICGGQYQHQNSVWFELNHQAYFIAQKQRFRRAESNLNIDQGI, encoded by the coding sequence TTGAGCCTGGCGATGGAGTTGCTTAATAACGAGCCCCAGGTGGAGGCTTTCTCTGATATTGCTCCCTCAACCGGGGCTTATGACTTGCGGCACGGGTTTCGGGTGGGATTCCTGCAATTGTTATTGCAGTCGCAAACCCGCTCGGAATTGCTTCGTTGTGAGCAGGTGTGTGGGATACCTGATACTCCGGGCTGGTTCGTGGGTTTCATGAATCACCGGGGTGAAGCTGTCCCAGTGTATGACTTTGCTGCATCGTTGGGACTGGAGGCTACCAATCAGAAAGAAGGTTGGTTGTTGTTATTGGGAGAGCACCCGGAAGCTGCCGCATTACTGTTGGCGGACACTCCGGAAAGTGTTACCAGTCCTCAAGTGTTGCCTCAAGATGTGTCTTTACCTATCCCGGATATTCTAAAGAATATCTGCGGTGGGCAGTATCAGCATCAAAATTCTGTTTGGTTTGAGCTGAATCACCAGGCATATTTTATTGCTCAAAAACAACGATTTAGAAGAGCCGAATCTAACCTGAATATCGATCAGGGTATTTAA
- a CDS encoding response regulator gives MSKKILVVDDDPVQQQHISNLLSSVDAELILAANGQQGVTKALEELPDLILMDVVMPEVDGFAACRQITSMAETRNIPVVIVSSKNQEADKVWAQLQGAKAMIAKPFADQELLARVNEFL, from the coding sequence ATGAGTAAGAAAATCCTGGTCGTAGATGATGACCCTGTACAGCAGCAACACATCAGTAATCTGCTGAGTAGTGTTGATGCTGAGTTGATCCTGGCGGCGAATGGGCAACAAGGAGTGACTAAGGCGTTGGAAGAGCTGCCAGACCTGATTCTAATGGATGTTGTGATGCCTGAGGTAGACGGTTTTGCTGCGTGTCGGCAGATCACCTCTATGGCTGAAACCCGGAATATACCGGTGGTGATTGTTTCCAGTAAAAATCAGGAAGCAGATAAGGTCTGGGCACAATTACAGGGGGCTAAAGCGATGATTGCAAAACCATTTGCTGATCAGGAACTGCTCGCTCGTGTTAACGAATTCCTTTGA
- a CDS encoding response regulator translates to MHIGTLSFPADQQQKLARILELSKHQRYELVEFDAHTPPDLLLLFGADAMTDPELESLPEAYRSRMVQVSKLPPEDKGLGHIRYPLISSRVIRTLDDMTSENEELTPEELEAATSTDNRFSKYENVVASTISPTTESGGYRVLVVDDNSSMQQALRLELEKLPATIELVYADSGEQALEQIVNDQFDFIFLDVLMPGIDGFETCTRMREIPRLKKTPIIMLTSKTSPLDEVKGIMAGCSTYLTKPIDHEEFQKVITRVSGWVDEFKQD, encoded by the coding sequence ATGCATATTGGCACGTTAAGCTTTCCCGCTGACCAACAGCAAAAGTTGGCACGGATACTCGAATTGTCCAAGCACCAGCGATATGAACTGGTGGAGTTTGATGCTCATACCCCACCAGACCTGTTATTGCTATTCGGAGCCGATGCGATGACAGACCCTGAGCTTGAGTCTCTTCCTGAAGCCTACCGTTCGCGTATGGTGCAGGTGAGTAAGCTTCCGCCTGAAGATAAAGGGTTGGGGCATATCCGCTACCCACTTATCTCTTCCCGTGTTATCAGAACACTTGATGATATGACATCAGAAAATGAGGAACTGACCCCGGAGGAATTAGAGGCTGCTACATCGACTGATAACCGCTTTAGTAAGTATGAAAATGTTGTAGCGTCAACGATATCGCCGACGACAGAGAGTGGCGGATACCGGGTTTTGGTGGTTGATGATAATAGCTCGATGCAGCAGGCGCTCAGACTGGAGCTGGAGAAATTACCGGCTACGATTGAGCTGGTCTATGCAGATTCGGGTGAGCAGGCGCTGGAACAGATCGTCAATGATCAGTTTGATTTTATATTTCTTGATGTATTGATGCCGGGTATTGATGGCTTTGAGACCTGTACCCGTATGCGGGAGATACCCCGCTTAAAGAAAACCCCGATTATTATGCTGACATCTAAGACCTCACCTTTGGATGAAGTGAAAGGAATTATGGCCGGCTGCTCTACTTATCTGACTAAGCCGATCGATCATGAAGAGTTTCAAAAAGTAATCACCCGGGTGTCTGGTTGGGTCGATGAATTTAAACAAGATTAA
- a CDS encoding YjaG family protein codes for MSQWSLEKELKVLEGWQLSAFSVAVTERMFPNFALFSSLLEFGDRDQVRSILDGIWSKLSNTGAKMNFEVQQINVEVNMPDLEEFDMYGASPALDAMVALYSTINCLLEPNRAEATNVGNLSLESVATFIEVTADADMSDEELLRCISNHDLMLQEESFQEEVITRLSGMKNATAATISDLKRLAANDGVSNIGVSDEQ; via the coding sequence ATGTCACAATGGTCGCTGGAAAAGGAGCTTAAGGTTCTTGAAGGCTGGCAGCTGAGCGCTTTCTCAGTAGCTGTAACTGAGCGGATGTTTCCCAATTTTGCACTATTCTCTTCTCTGCTGGAGTTTGGTGATCGTGATCAGGTTCGCAGTATTCTGGATGGTATCTGGAGCAAACTGAGTAATACCGGCGCAAAAATGAATTTTGAAGTTCAACAGATTAATGTTGAAGTGAACATGCCTGATCTTGAAGAGTTTGATATGTACGGAGCCTCGCCAGCGTTGGATGCGATGGTTGCGCTGTATTCAACTATCAACTGTCTGCTGGAACCTAATCGGGCAGAGGCGACTAATGTGGGCAATCTGTCACTGGAAAGTGTTGCAACCTTTATCGAGGTGACTGCAGACGCTGATATGTCGGACGAAGAGCTGCTTCGTTGCATCAGCAATCATGATTTAATGCTTCAGGAAGAAAGTTTTCAGGAAGAAGTTATTACCCGACTGAGTGGTATGAAAAATGCCACAGCGGCAACAATAAGCGACCTCAAGCGGCTGGCGGCCAATGACGGTGTCAGCAATATCGGCGTTAGTGACGAACAATGA
- a CDS encoding TRAP transporter small permease subunit, which yields MKNNAIATIIRGLDGFSEWTGRSIAWLTLLMVLVTFVVVVMRYVLNIGNIQLQESIIYMHSFIFLLGAGYTLKHDGHVRVDIFYRPLGERGKAIINIIGTLFLLLPVSGFIFWISWEYVAFSWHTLEGSQEAGGIEALYVLKTSLLLMPVLMILQGIAELLRNFMALTGQDHLPETDIQERPL from the coding sequence ATGAAAAATAACGCTATCGCAACAATTATCAGAGGGCTGGACGGCTTCAGCGAATGGACCGGTCGCTCTATCGCCTGGTTAACACTGTTAATGGTCTTAGTAACCTTTGTAGTCGTTGTTATGCGCTACGTCCTCAATATCGGTAATATCCAGTTACAAGAATCGATTATCTATATGCACAGCTTCATCTTCCTACTGGGAGCAGGCTATACCCTGAAGCATGATGGACATGTCCGCGTAGATATATTCTATCGACCACTGGGAGAGCGGGGAAAAGCCATCATCAATATCATTGGCACCTTGTTTTTGCTTTTGCCTGTTTCAGGCTTTATCTTCTGGATCTCCTGGGAGTATGTCGCCTTCTCATGGCACACTCTGGAAGGCTCGCAGGAAGCTGGCGGCATTGAAGCGCTATACGTTCTTAAAACCTCTCTGCTACTGATGCCGGTATTGATGATCCTGCAAGGTATTGCAGAGTTACTGCGCAACTTTATGGCACTCACCGGACAAGATCACTTGCCAGAAACGGATATTCAGGAGCGCCCCTTATGA
- a CDS encoding TRAP transporter large permease: MSELLPLLLFLAAILVLLLGYSVAFSLAGTGLIFAAIGIMTGHFEPSFLEAVPNRLFGIMNNTVLIAVPLFVFMGVMLEKSKVAEELLDTMAALFGPLRGGLGISVTVVGMLLAASTGIVGATVVTMGLLSLPTMLRRGYDPKVATGVICASGTLGQIIPPSIVLVLLGDVISSAYQQAQLDQGIYSPETVTVGDLFLGALLPGLLLVGAYILYLIFKAIFHPETVPAIPQDERDAMDNMFKRVISALLPPILLVGLVLGSILGGWATPTEAASVGAVGAMVLAMARRCFTLAILKDVMRTTTQVSSMVFIILVGASIFSLVFRGYGGDDLVREFLADLPGGVFGAVALVMLVIFLLGFFLDFIEITFVVVPIVAPILLVMGLDPIWLGVMIAINLQTSFLTPPFGFALFYLRGVAPESISTMQIYRGVIPFILIQLVALLAIAQWPGLATWLPNLVYG; this comes from the coding sequence ATGAGCGAACTACTGCCACTTCTACTCTTTCTGGCGGCAATCTTAGTCCTGCTACTCGGCTATTCTGTTGCCTTTTCATTGGCCGGTACGGGACTTATTTTTGCGGCTATCGGCATTATGACGGGGCACTTTGAGCCCAGTTTTCTGGAGGCAGTACCCAATCGCTTATTTGGCATCATGAATAACACGGTACTGATTGCTGTACCTCTGTTTGTCTTTATGGGCGTTATGCTAGAAAAATCCAAAGTCGCAGAAGAGTTGCTGGATACCATGGCAGCTCTCTTTGGTCCTCTTCGGGGAGGTCTGGGAATATCAGTCACCGTGGTTGGCATGTTGCTCGCTGCCAGTACCGGCATCGTCGGAGCGACAGTCGTAACTATGGGCTTACTTTCACTACCAACGATGTTACGACGAGGCTACGATCCTAAAGTCGCCACCGGCGTCATCTGTGCCTCAGGGACATTGGGTCAGATAATTCCCCCGTCAATAGTACTGGTGCTTTTAGGAGATGTAATATCCTCAGCCTATCAGCAGGCCCAATTAGATCAGGGCATATACTCACCGGAAACAGTCACCGTTGGTGATCTATTTCTCGGCGCCCTGCTACCGGGATTACTCTTGGTCGGTGCTTATATTCTCTATCTTATATTTAAAGCCATCTTCCACCCAGAAACCGTCCCGGCTATTCCTCAGGATGAGCGGGATGCGATGGACAATATGTTCAAGCGAGTCATCTCAGCGCTATTGCCCCCCATTTTACTCGTCGGTTTAGTTCTGGGCTCTATATTAGGAGGTTGGGCCACACCCACTGAAGCCGCATCAGTGGGTGCCGTAGGCGCAATGGTGCTGGCCATGGCACGTCGCTGCTTTACTTTAGCTATCCTCAAAGACGTTATGCGTACGACCACCCAGGTCAGCTCAATGGTATTTATCATTCTGGTCGGGGCGTCCATCTTTTCACTGGTATTTCGAGGCTATGGCGGTGATGACCTGGTAAGAGAGTTTCTTGCAGACCTGCCTGGTGGCGTCTTTGGTGCCGTCGCACTGGTGATGCTGGTGATTTTTCTGCTGGGCTTCTTCCTCGACTTTATCGAGATCACTTTTGTCGTAGTACCCATCGTAGCGCCAATCCTGCTGGTTATGGGGCTGGATCCTATATGGTTAGGTGTAATGATAGCGATAAACCTGCAAACATCCTTTCTCACCCCTCCTTTTGGGTTTGCGTTATTTTATCTGCGCGGTGTCGCACCCGAAAGTATCTCAACCATGCAGATCTATCGAGGAGTCATTCCCTTCATCCTGATCCAGCTAGTTGCCCTACTTGCGATAGCGCAGTGGCCAGGGTTAGCTACCTGGTTGCCAAACCTGGTATATGGTTAA